One region of Quercus lobata isolate SW786 chromosome 2, ValleyOak3.0 Primary Assembly, whole genome shotgun sequence genomic DNA includes:
- the LOC115974873 gene encoding U-box domain-containing protein 6-like, which yields MAKCHRNDVGSLVLDSPTTAAGHSRIWTSFSGSAFRRKLFNAMSCGGGSRHRPKSDFVADTRSVSKPSKLPEKPKKAKSEKLSDLLNMPECSSSETDTEAETKKKVEALEELKLVAKELQGEDSAKRKAAASNVRLRAKEDSEARATLAMLGAIPPLVGMLDHHENDAESQIASLYALLNLGIGNDANKAAIVKAGAVHNMLKLIESPNAPNPLVSEAIVANFLGLSALDLNKSVIGSSGAIPFLVKTLKNLGHQSSPQSKQDALRALYNLSIFSCNVPFILETDLIPFLLKTLGDMELSERGLAILSNLVSTPEGRKAISVAPDAFPVLIDALNWNDSPGCQEKASYILMVMAHKAYGDRQAMIEAGVVSSLLELTLLGSTLAQKRASRILDCLRVDKGKQVSENYGGNLGAAISAPIYGSSSSSTNPNGGPIECLEEAEDMMSDEKKAVKQLVQQSLQNNMRRIVKRANLPQDFVPSDHFKSLTASSTSKSLPF from the exons ATGGCGAAGTGTCACAGAAACGACGTCGGATCTCTAGTCCTCGACAGCCCCACCACCGCCGCCGGCCACTCTCGCATATGGACCTCGTTCTCCGGCTCCGCATTCCGCCGCAAACTCTTCAACGCCATGAGCTGCGGCGGCGGTTCCCGCCACCGGCCCAAGAGCGATTTCGTCGCAGACACCAGATCGGTCTCGAAACCCTCGAAGCTGCCGGAGAAGCCGAAGAAGGCCAAGTCGGAGAAGCTCTCCGATCTTCTCAACATGCCGGAGTGTTCCTCGTCGGAGACAGACACTGAGGCGGAGACGAAGAAGAAAGTGGAGGCCCTGGAGGAGCTGAAGCTCGTAGCTAAGGAACTGCAAGGCGAGGATTCAGCGAAACGAAAAGCCGCCGCCAGCAATGTGAGGCTTCGCGCCAAGGAAGACTCGGAAGCCAGAGCCACTCTCGCCATGCTCGGAGCGATCCCTCCGCTCGTCGGAATGCTCGATCATCACGAAAACGACGCCGAATCTCAGATCGCTTCGCTCTACGCGCTTCTCAATCTCGGAATCGGCAACGACGC GAACAAAGCGGCCATTGTGAAAGCTGGTGCTGTTCACAACATGTTAAAGCTTATAGAATCTCCAAATGCTCCGAACCCATTAGTGTCCGAAGCTATAGTGGCGAATTTCCTTGGCTTGAGTGCATTGGATTTGAACAAATCAGTGATTGGATCATCGGGTGCAATCCCATTCTTGgtaaaaacacttaaaaatttaGGCCATCAAAGTAGCCCCCAATCCAAGCAAGATGCCCTTCGAGCGCTCTACAATCTCTCAATCTTCTCGTGCAATGTTCCGTTCATTTTGGAAACTGATTTGATCCCATTTCTATTGAAAACACTTGGGGATATGGAATTAAGTGAGAGAGGTCTTGCGATTCTTAGCAATTTGGTGTCAACCCCGGAAGGTCGAAAGGCAATTAGTGTTGCCCCGGATGCATTTCCAGTATTGATTGATGCTTTGAATTGGAACGATTCACCGGGTTGCCAAGAAAAAGCATCATATATTTTGATGGTGATGGCACACAAAGCCTATGGTGATAGGCAGGCGATGATCGAGGCTGGAGTTGTATCGTCCTTGCTAGAATTAACGCTTTTGGGTAGCACATTGGCCCAAAAGAGGGCTTCAAGGATCTTAGATTGTTTGAGAGTGGATAAAGGAAAGCAAGTTTCAGAGAATTATGGTGGGAATTTGGGTGCAGCGATATCTGCTCCTATTTATGGGTCTTCATCGTCTTCTACAAACCCAAATGGGGGTCCAATTGAGTGTTTGGAGGAGGCAGAAGATATGATGAGTGATGAGAAGAAAGCAGTTAAGCAATTAGTCCAACAGAGTCTGCAAAATAACATGAGGAGAATTGTAAAGAGGGCAAATTTGCCTCAAGATTTCGTTCCATCAGATCATTTCAAGTCCCTCACGGCTAGTTCGACTTCAAAGAGCTTGCCATTTTGA